TCCCAGACTGAGAAGCACGAGCTCTCGCACCTCTATGAAGCCAAGATCAAGAACATGGGCAACGCGGGCCGCAACGGCGGCGAGTACTACACGCCCCGGCCTCTGATCCGGGCCATGGTCCAGGTCGTCAAGCCCAAAGTCGGCGAGAAGATCTATGATGGGGCCTGTGGCTCGGCGGGATTTCTATGCGAGTCGTTCGATTATATGAAATCGGCTTATAAGCTCAGCACCCGCGACGTGGCGACCCTTCAGGAACGCACTTTTTTCGGGAAAGAAAAGAAATCCCTCGCTTACGTCATCGCCATCATGAACATGATCCTGCATGGGATCGACGCGCCTAATATCGTCCACACCAATACGCTGGCCGAGAATGTCTCCGACATCCAGGATAGAGACCGCATGGACGTGATCCTAGCCAATCCGCCTTTTGGCGGCAAGGAACGCCACGAGGTCCAGCAGAACTTCCCCATCCGGACGGGGGAGACGGCCTTTCTTTTCCTCCAGCACTTCATCAAAATGCTCAAGGCCGGCGGCCGGGCGGGCATCGTTATCAAGAACACCTTCCTCTCCAACACCGACAACGCCTCGGTCAGCCTGCGTCAGATGCTTTTGGATTCCAGCAATCTCCATACCGTGCTGGATTGCCCCGGCGGCACCTTCCAAGGGGCGGGCGTAAAGACGGTCGTGCTGTTCTTCGAGAAGGGCGCGCCGACCAAGAATATTTGGTATTACAAGCTCGATCCGGGCAGAAACCTCGGCAAGACGAATCCGCTCAACGACGATGACCTGGCCGAGTTC
This Candidatus Aminicenantes bacterium DNA region includes the following protein-coding sequences:
- a CDS encoding N-6 DNA methylase: MFEQAFRNIDDILRKEAGCTTELDYTEQSSWLLFLKYLDALEQDRATEAALHGKKHSFLLDKPYRWDEWAAPKGKDGQIDHNRAATGDDLRDFVNQKLFVYLQNFKQKASGPDTIEYKIGEIFGEIKNKIQSGYNLREIIDHIDELRFRSQTEKHELSHLYEAKIKNMGNAGRNGGEYYTPRPLIRAMVQVVKPKVGEKIYDGACGSAGFLCESFDYMKSAYKLSTRDVATLQERTFFGKEKKSLAYVIAIMNMILHGIDAPNIVHTNTLAENVSDIQDRDRMDVILANPPFGGKERHEVQQNFPIRTGETAFLFLQHFIKMLKAGGRAGIVIKNTFLSNTDNASVSLRQMLLDSSNLHTVLDCPGGTFQGAGVKTVVLFFEKGAPTKNIWYYKLDPGRNLGKTNPLNDDDLAEFVKLQKTKADSPKSWSIDARTIDQTTYDLSVKNPNGGEEVKLRSPKDILDEIAALDAESEEVLKKVRDLLL